The following are from one region of the Osmerus mordax isolate fOsmMor3 chromosome 1, fOsmMor3.pri, whole genome shotgun sequence genome:
- the LOC136940505 gene encoding odorant receptor 131-2-like, whose protein sequence is MNFSAGESNFTVVLMERDTFETALTKNIIVVALCLSINYINSTLVHTFTKHQVFNTNPRYILFIHLVVNDMIQLTLACLLHVLSYIVYTLNVSFCCLLLVFLIFTTFNTPVNLATMAIERYIAVCIPLRHAQICTVRRTYITISLIWVLTTIPILPDVFILFATEPLSFFSSRVFCNREGLFRYPSMIERNNISYYVFLSLIWLSLLYTYLSIMFAARAASADARKARNTILLHGLQLLLCMISYVRSALEGGLLYFFPTKLLEIRFASYVIVQIIPRFVSPIVYGLRDQTFRKHLKGYLLCRVNASTYPHNDTLFKISGREKRPL, encoded by the exons ATGAACTTCTCAGCAGGGGAAAGCAACTTTACTGTTGTCCTGATGGAGCGTGACACGTTTGAAACAGCCTTGACCAAGAACATCATCGTggtggctctctgtctctccatcaacTACATCAACAGCACGCTGGTCCACACCTTTACAAAACATCAG GTGTTCAACACCAACCCTCGCTACATCCTGTTCATCCACCTGGTGGTTAACGACATGATACAGCTGACCTTGGCATGCCTCCTCCATGTCCTCAGCTACATCGTGTATACCCTGAATGTGTCCTTCTGCTGCTTACTTTTGGTCTTCTTGATCTTCACAACCTTCAACACACCTGTCAATCTGGCCACCATGGCTATCGAGCGCTACATCGCCGTCTGCATCCCGCTGCGCCACGCCCAGATCTGCACCGTCCGACGCACCTACATCACCATTAGTCTGATCTGGGTCTTGACTACCATACCTATCCTACCAGATGTTTTCATCCTCTTCGCTACTGAACCCCTCAGCTTCTTCAGCTCCAGGGTCTTCTGCAATCGAGAAGGCCTCTTCCGGTACCCGTCCATGATTGAGAGGAATAATATCTCCTATTACGTCTTCCTGTCACTGATATGGCTCTCTCTGCTTTACACCTACTTAAGCATCATGTTCGCAGCGCGAGCCGCCAGCGCCGATGCCAGGAAGGCCAGAAACACCATCCTGTTGCAtggcctgcagctcctcctgtGTATGATCTCCTATGTGCGCTCTGCACTGGAAGGAGGCCTGCTGTATTTCTTCCCAACCAAACTGCTGGAGATCAGATTTGCCTCTTACGTGATCGTGCAGATCATCCCACGCTTCGTCAGCCCCATCGTGTACGGGTTGAGGGACCAGACCTTCCGGAAGCATCTCAAGGGGTACCTGCTGTGCAGGGTGAATGCCAGCACCTACCCACATAATGACACTCTCTTTAAGATCAGTGGCAGAGAGAAAAGGCCTCTGTAA
- the LOC136940597 gene encoding odorant receptor 131-2-like: MNFSAGESNFTVVLMERDTFETALTKNIIVVALCLSINYINSTLVHTFTKHQVFNTNPRYILFIHLVVNDMLQLTLACLLHVLSYIVYTLNVSFCCFLLVTAIFTTFNTPVNLATMAIERYIAVCIPLRHAQICTVRRTYMVIGLMWAVSAIPILKEVFTLLATEPFSFFKTRIFCWRENVFKSTTTSVNQYIPHYVFLALVWLSLLYTYLSIMFAARAASADARKARNTILLHGLQLLLCMISYVRSALEGGLLYFFPTKLLEIRFASYVIVQIIPRFVSPIVYGLRDQTFRKHLKGYLLCRVNASTYPHNDTLFKISGREKRPL; encoded by the exons ATGAACTTCTCAGCAGGGGAAAGCAACTTTACTGTTGTCCTGATGGAGCGTGACACGTTTGAAACAGCCTTGACCAAGAACATCATCGTggtggctctctgtctctccatcaacTACATCAACAGCACGCTGGTCCACACCTTTACAAAACATCAG GTGTTCAACACCAACCCTCGCTACATCCTGTTCATCCACCTGGTGGTTAACGACATGCTACAGCTGACCTTGGCATGCCTCCTCCATGTCCTCAGCTACATCGTGTATACCCTGAATGTGTCTTTCTGCTGCTTCCTATTGGTCACCGCAATCTTCACAACCTTCAACACACCTGTCAATCTGGCCACCATGGCAATCGAGCGCTACATCGCCGTCTGCATCCCGCTGCGCCACGCCCAGATCTGCACCGTCCGACGCACCTACATGGTCATCGGTCTGATGTGGGCAGTGAGTGCTATCCCTATCCTAAAAGAAGTCTTCACCCTCCTTGCTACTGAACCCTTCAGCTTCTTTAAAACCAGGATCTTCTGCTGGCGAGAGAATGTCTTCAAGAGTACGACCACGAGCGTGAATCAGTACATCCCCCATTACGTCTTCCTGGCACTGGTGTGGCTCTCTCTGCTTTACACCTACTTAAGCATCATGTTCGCCGCACGAGCCGCCAGCGCCGATGCCAGGAAGGCCAGAAACACCATCCTGTTGCAtggcctgcagctcctcctgtGTATGATCTCCTATGTGCGCTCTGCACTGGAAGGAGGCCTGCTGTATTTCTTCCCAACCAAACTGCTGGAGATCAGATTTGCCTCTTACGTGATCGTGCAGATCATCCCACGCTTCGTCAGCCCCATCGTGTACGGGTTGAGGGACCAGACCTTCCGGAAGCATCTCAAGGGGTACCTGCTGTGCAGGGTGAATGCCAGCACCTACCCACATAATGACACTCTCTTTAAGATCAGTGGCAGAGAGAAAAGGCCTCTGTAA
- the LOC136940756 gene encoding odorant receptor 131-2-like — protein MNFSAGESNFTVVLMERDTFETALTKNIIVVALCLSINYINSTLVHTFTKHQVFNTNPRYILFIHLVVNDMLQLTLACLLYVLSYIVHTLNVSFCCLLLVFTIFTTFNTPVNLAIMAIERYIAVCIPLRHAQICTVRRTYITISLIWVLTTIPILPDVFILLATEPLSFFSSRIFCNREGLFRYPSMIERNYISFYVFLSLIWLSLLYTYLSIMFAARAASADARKARNTILLHGLQLLLCMTSYVRSALEGVLLYLFPTKLLEIRFFSYVIVQIIPRFVSPIVYGLRDQTFRKHLKGYLLCRVNASTYPHNDTLFKISGREKRPL, from the exons ATGAACTTCTCAGCAGGGGAAAGCAACTTTACTGTTGTCCTGATGGAGCGTGACACGTTTGAAACAGCCTTGACCAAGAACATCATCGTggtggctctctgtctctccatcaacTACATCAACAGCACGCTGGTCCACACCTTTACAAAACATCAG GTGTTCAACACCAACCCTCGCTACATCCTGTTCATCCACCTGGTGGTTAACGACATGCTACAGCTGACCTTGGCATGCCTCCTCTATGTCCTCAGCTACATCGTGCATACCCTGAATGTGTCCTTCTGCTGCTTGCTGTTGGTCTTCACAATCTTCACAACCTTCAACACGCCTGTCAATCTGGCCATCATGGCTATCGAGCGCTACATCGCCGTCTGCATCCCACTGCGCCACGCCCAGATCTGCACCGTCCGACGCACCTACATCACCATTAGTCTGATCTGGGTCTTGACTACCATACCTATCCTACCAGATGTTTTCATCCTCCTCGCTACTGAACCCCTCAGCTTCTTCAGCTCCAGGATCTTCTGCAATCGAGAAGGCCTCTTCCGGTACCCGTCCATGATTGAGAGGAATTATATCTCCTTTTACGTCTTCCTGTCACTGATATGGCTCTCTCTGCTTTACACCTACTTAAGCATCATGTTCGCCGCGCGAGCCGCCAGCGCCGATGCCAGGAAGGCCAGAAACACCATCCTGTTGCAtggcctgcagctcctcctgtGTATGACCTCCTATGTGCGCTCTGCACTGGAAGGAGTCCTGCTCTATCTCTTCCCAACCAAACTGCTGGAGATCAGATTCTTCTCTTACGTGATCGTGCAGATCATCCCACGCTTCGTCAGCCCCATCGTGTACGGGTTGAGGGACCAGACCTTCCGGAAGCATCTCAAGGGGTACCTGCTGTGCAGGGTGAATGCCAGCACCTACCCACATAATGACACTCTCTTTAAGATCAGTGGCAGAGAGAAAAGGCCTCTGTAA
- the LOC136940676 gene encoding odorant receptor 131-2-like: MNFSAGESNFTVVLMERDTFETALTKNIILVALCISINYINSMLVHTFTKHQVFNTNPRYILFIHLVVNDMIQLTLACLLHVLSYIVYTLNVSFCCLLLVITIFTTFNTPVNLATMAIERYIAVCIPLRHAQICTVQRTYITISLIWVFTAIPILPDVFILVATEPLSFFRSRIFCSREGLFQYPSMIERKNTSHYVFLALVWLSLLYTYLSIMFAARAASADARKARNTILLHGLQLLLCMISYVRSALEGGLLYFFPTKLLEIRFFSYVILQIIPRFVSPIVYGLRDQTFRKHLKGYLLCRVNASTYPHNDTLFKISGREKRPL; encoded by the exons ATGAACTTCTCAGCAGGGGAAAGCAACTTTACTGTTGTCCTGATGGAGCGTGACACATTTGAAACAGCCTTGACCAAGAACATCATCTTGGTGGCTCTCTGTATCTCCATCAACTACATCAACAGCATGCTGGTCCACACCTTTACAAAACATCAG GTGTTCAACACCAACCCTCGCTACATCCTGTTCATCCACCTGGTGGTTAACGACATGATACAGCTGACCTTGGCATGCCTCCTCCATGTCCTCAGCTACATCGTGTATACCCTGAATGTGTCCTTCTGCTGCTTGCTGTTGGTCATCACAATCTTCACAACCTTCAACACACCTGTCAATCTGGCCACCATGGCTATCGAGCGCTACATCGCCGTCTGCATCCCGCTGCGCCACGCCCAGATCTGCACCGTCCAACGCACCTACATCACCATTAGTCTGATCTGGGTCTTTACTGCCATCCCTATCCTACCAGATGTTTTCATCCTAGTTGCTACTGAACCCCTCAGCTTCTTCAGATCCAGGATTTTCTGCAGTCGAGAAGGCCTCTTCCAGTACCCGTCCATGATTGAGAGGAAGAATACCTCCCATTACGTCTTCCTGGCACTGGTGTGGCTCTCTCTGCTTTACACCTACTTAAGCATCATGTTCGCCGCGCGAGCCGCCAGCGCCGATGCCAGGAAGGCCAGAAACACCATCCTGTTGCAtggcctgcagctcctcctgtGTATGATCTCCTATGTGCGCTCTGCACTGGAAGGAGGCCTGCTGTATTTCTTCCCAACCAAACTGCTGGAGATCAGATTCTTCTCTTACGTGATCCTGCAGATCATCCCACGCTTCGTCAGCCCCATCGTGTACGGGTTGAGGGACCAGACCTTCCGGAAGCATCTCAAGGGGTACCTGCTGTGCAGGGTGAATGCCAGCACCTACCCACATAATGACACTCTCTTTAAGATCAGTGGCAGAGAGAAAAGGCCTCTGTAA
- the LOC136950944 gene encoding odorant receptor 131-2-like encodes MLVWLALSFINGSMVHTFLRHSLFFEDPRYIMFIYMVVNDALLLTLVTTLYVVSYIFFKIHASICCLLVMTAVLTTRSTPLILAGMSLERYISICFPLHYGHMCTVPRTIVLIIFILALTAIVPLTDLFITLAKERPGFFYISIFCDQSLLFRHSSIYTKNLVFDSLYFSFVALTLLYTYCKIMLAARAASSDLVSVKKARNTVALHGVQLLLCMLAFVVPSMQAQLIALFPLYSLEIRYVNFLLVYIIPRFLSPMIYGFRDEKFRKYWARHLTCRGGTSRVRPSVLLKIK; translated from the exons ATGTTGGTGTGGCTGGCACTTAGTTTCATCAACGGCAGTATGGTCCACACCTTTCTCAG GCATTCGTTGTTCTTTGAGGATCCACGCTACATCATGTTCATCTACATGGTGGTCAACGACGCACTGCTGCTCACCCTGGTCACAACCCTCTACGTGGTCAGCTACATCTTCTTCAAGATTCACGCCTCCATCTGCTGCCTGCTG gtgatGACAGCCGTGCTGACTACTcgctccacccccctcatcctGGCAGGCATGTCCCTGGAGCGTTACATCTCCATCTGCTTCCCACTGCACTACGGCCACATGTGCACCGTGCCTCGAACCATAGtcctcatcatcttcatcctcgCTCTGACAGCGATTGTACCCCTGACGGACCTCTTCATCACCCTGGCCAAAGAGCGCCCCGGATTCTTCTACATCTCTATCTTCTGCGACCAATCTCTTCTCTTTCGTCACAGCTCCATTTACACTAAGAACCTGGTGTTCGACAGCCTGTACTTCTCATTTGTTGCCCTGACCCTGCTCTATACCTACTGCAAGATCATGCTGGCGGCGCGCGCTGCCTCCTCTGACCTGGTCTCTGTGAAGAAGGCCAGGAACACTGTGGCGCTCCATGGCGTGCAGCTGCTGCTATGCATGCTGGCCTTTGTAGTCCCTTCCATGCAAGCGCAGCTCATCGCGTTGTTCCCCCTGTACAGTCTAGAGATCCGCTATGTCAACTTTTTGTTGGTGTACATCATCCCACGCTTCCTAAGTCCTATGATTTACGGTTTTCGGGATGAGAAGTTCAGGAAGTACTGGGCCCGCCACCTGACCTGTCGAGGCGGGACCAGCCGTGTCAGGCCCAGCGTTCTCCTGAAGATAAAGTGA
- the LOC136940423 gene encoding odorant receptor 131-2-like → MNFSVGGGNVTFVLLLGDPFETALTKNIIVVALCLSINYINSMLVHTFTKHQVFNTNPRYILFIHLVVNDMLQLTLACLLYVLSYIVHTLNVSYCCFLLVIALITTFNTPVNLATMAIERYIAVCIPLRHAQICTVRRTYITISLIWVFTAIPILSDVVIVLATEPLSFLSSRIFCNREGFFWYPSMIERNNISYYVFLALVWLSLLYTYSSIMFAARAASADARKARNTILLHGLQLLLCMISYVRSALEGGLLYFFPTKLLEIRFASYVIVQIIPRFVSPIVYGLRDQTFRKHLKGYLLCRVNASTYPHNDTLFKISGREKRPL, encoded by the exons ATGAACTTCTCAGTAGGGGGTGGCAATGTTACCTTTGTCCTGTTGTTGGGTGACCCGTTTGAAACAGCCTTGACCAAGAACATCATCGTggtggctctctgtctctccatcaacTACATCAACAGCATGCTGGTCCACACCTTTACAAAACATCAG GTATTCAACACCAACCCTCGCTACATCCTGTTCATCCACCTGGTGGTTAACGACATGCTACAGCTGACCTTGGCATGCCTCCTCTATGTCCTCAGCTACATCGTGCATACCCTGAATGTGTCCTACTGCTGTTTCCTATTGGTCATCGCCCTTATAACAACTTTCAACACACCTGTCAATCTGGCCACCATGGCTATCGAGCGCTACATCGCCGTCTGCATCCCGCTGCGCCACGCCCAGATCTGCACCGTCCGACGCACCTACATCACCATTAGTCTGATCTGGGTCTTTACTGCCATCCCTATCCTATCAGATGTTGTCATCGTCCTTGCTACTGAACCCCTCAGCTTCTTAAGCTCCAGAATCTTCTGCAATCGAGAAGGCTTCTTCTGGTACCCATCCATGATTGAGAGGAATAATATCTCCTATTACGTCTTCCTGGCACTGGTGTGGCTCTCTCTGCTTTACACCTACTCAAGCATCATGTTCGCCGCGCGAGCCGCCAGCGCCGATGCCAGGAAGGCCAGAAACACCATCCTGTTGCAtggcctgcagctcctcctgtGTATGATCTCCTATGTGCGCTCTGCACTGGAAGGAGGCCTGCTGTATTTCTTCCCAACCAAACTGCTGGAGATCAGATTTGCCTCTTACGTGATCGTGCAGATCATCCCACGCTTCGTCAGCCCCATCGTGTACGGGTTGAGGGACCAGACCTTCCGGAAGCATCTCAAGGGGTACCTGCTGTGCAGGGTGAATGCCAGCACCTACCCACATAATGACACTCTCTTTAAGATCAGTGGCAGAGAGAAAAGGCCTCTGTAA
- the LOC136940932 gene encoding odorant receptor 131-2-like: protein MVRDTFTSAFIKNLIVVVIWFILSYINGAVVATFSRHRVFYEDPRYILFIHMVINDGIQLAITTTLFLLSYILYTINVSFCCFFILLAVFTTRNTPVNLASMAIERYIAICIPLRHAEICTVHRTYILIGLIWFISVAPDITDLFVTLATESLSFFHTSVFCLRHNVFKDPILAYKRQVFDILYFSFVFLTLVYTYLRVLFAARALSTERTSAERARNTILLHGAQLLMCMLSYISPSVEIVLRFLFPRNVSEIRFANYIIVYILPRFLSPIIYGVRDQKFRKYLRRYFVSDWCSAQSQRVKPGAETERKEGPGSSRAVPDIPDNRM, encoded by the exons ATGGTCAGAGATACATTCACCTCAGCCTTCATCAAGAACCTGATCGTGGTTGTGATCTGGTTCATTCTCAGCTACATCAACGGAGCAGTGGTGGCTACTTTCTCCAGACACAGG gtgTTCTATGAGGACCCTCGTTATATCTTGTTCATCCACATGGTGATCAACGATGGCATCCAGCTGgccatcaccaccaccctctTCCTGCTGAGCTACATCCTGTACACCATCAACGTCTCCTTCTGCTGTTTCTTCATCCTCCTCGCCGTCTTCACCACACGCAACACGCCAGTCAACTTGGCCAGCATGGCCATTGAGCGCTACATCGCCATCTGCATCCCCCTTCGCCACGCCGAGATTTGCACCGTGCATCGCACCTACATCCTGATTGGCCTGATATGGTTCATAAGCGTGGCTCCGGACATCACAGATCTATTTGTCACCCTGGCAACCGAGTCACTCAGCTTCTTTCACACGTCCGTGTTCTGCTTGCGTCACAACGTCTTCAAG gacCCTATCCTGGCATATAAGCGCCAGGTCTTTGACATCCTGTACTTCTCATTTGTGTTCCTGACCCTGGTCTACACCTACCTGAGAGTGCTGTTTGCTGCCAGGGCCCTGTCCACAGAGAGGACGTCAGCGGAGCGGGCCAGGAACACCATCCTGCTGCACGGGGCCCAGCTCCTCATGTGCATGCTCTCATACATCTCCCCCAGCGTGGAGATTGTCCTGCGCTTCCTCTTCCCCCGAAACGTCTCGGAGATCCGCTTCGCCAACTACATCATCGTATACATCCTGCCCCGCTTCCTCAGCCCAATCATCTATGGCGTCCGCGACCAGAAGTTCAGGAAATACCTGCGGAGGTATTTTGTGAGTGACTGGTGCAGCGCCCAATCACAGAGGGTGAAGCCTGGTGCAGAAACGGAAAGGAAGGAGGGTCCTGGCAGCAGTAGAGCTGTTCCTGACATACCAGATAACAGAATGTGA
- the LOC136940840 gene encoding odorant receptor 131-2-like produces the protein MNFSAGESNFTVVLMERDTFETALTKNIIVVALCLSINYINSTLVHTFTKHQVFNTNPRYILFIHLVVNDMLQLTLACLLHVLSYIVYTLNVSFCCLLLVFLIFTTFNTPVNLATMAIERYIAVCLPLRHAQICTVRRTYMVIGLMWAVSAIPILKEVFTLLATEPFSFFKTRIFCWRENVFKSTTTSVNQYIPHYVFLALVWLSLLYTYLSIMFAARAASGDARKARNTILLHGLQLLLCMISYVRSALEGGLLYLFPTKLLEIRFFSYVIVQIIPRFVSPIVYGLRDQTFRKHLKGYLLCRVNARTYPQNGTLCNISGKRTRLARRD, from the exons ATGAACTTCTCAGCAGGGGAAAGCAACTTTACTGTTGTCCTGATGGAGCGTGACACGTTTGAAACAGCCTTGACCAAGAACATCATCGTggtggctctctgtctctccatcaacTACATCAACAGCACGCTGGTCCACACCTTTACAAAACATCAG GTGTTCAACACCAACCCTCGCTACATCCTGTTCATCCACCTGGTGGTTAACGACATGCTACAGCTGACCTTGGCATGCCTCCTCCATGTCCTCAGCTACATCGTGTATACCCTGAATGTGTCCTTCTGCTGCTTGCTGTTGGTCTTCTTGATCTTCACAACCTTCAACACACCTGTCAATCTGGCCACCATGGCAATCGAGCGCTACATCGCCGTCTGCCTCCCGCTGCGCCACGCCCAGATCTGCACCGTCCGACGCACCTACATGGTCATCGGTCTGATGTGGGCAGTGAGTGCTATCCCTATCCTAAAAGAAGTCTTCACCCTCCTTGCTACTGAACCCTTCAGCTTCTTTAAAACCAGGATCTTCTGCTGGCGAGAGAATGTCTTCAAGAGTACGACCACGAGCGTGAATCAGTACATCCCCCATTACGTCTTCCTGGCACTGGTGTGGCTCTCTCTGCTTTACACCTACTTAAGCATCATGTTCGCCGCACGAGCCGCCAGTGGCGATGCCAGGAAGGCCAGAAACACCATCCTGTTGCAtggcctgcagctcctcctgtGTATGATCTCCTATGTGCGCTCTGCACTGGAAGGAGGCCTGCTCTATCTCTTCCCAACCAAACTGCTGGAGATCAGATTCTTCTCTTACGTAATCGTGCAGATCATCCCACGCTTCGTCAGCCCCATCGTGTACGGGTTGAGGGACCAGACCTTCCGGAAGCATCTCAAGGGGTACCTGCTGTGCAGGGTGAATGCCAGAACCTACCCACAGAATGGCACTCTCTGTAACATCAGTGGCAAGAGAACTCGGTTAGCAAGAAGGGACTGA